TATTATTTAATACCGCTAACCAAACATTGCATTAGTCACATCAAGACATATAAACTGTGTCTTAGAGTTGTGATGATACACTACCAAATAGACACTTGAAGTTCTGGCAGGTAATTCTAGGAGGCatccatattttaaaatttatagaGGTTACTATGTGAAATTAAACAAAAAAGTCCATCATTAACTGGTAAATTAGGATAACAATATCAACCAACTATGTCCTACTCGCGAATTAGTATAAGAATCTTTTGTATCCGCTCTCCTCTGTTCAGGTTCATTTCATTccaataacaatttaaaaaaattaagacAAATTAAGTTGAAAGAATAGATTCTCTAATTCTCACACTTATCATACATGGACATACAAGTCTCTAACCAGACTAGAAATACTCCTTACAAACACCAGAAATAATGCAAGTGTAATGACACAAACTCAATGTTGATATCAACTGATTGGTATTGcttatataataaactgaaaaaaaCAAATTAACAGCACAATGCTTTTGAGATTATCAAATTGAAGAAATCCAGAACAACGAGCTAATGTTAATATAAGGTACTGAAGATCAGGAAAATGTTAGAATAAGAAACTTACGATCCAACTTTTCACCAACACCAAGAACTTCTTGTACATTTCGAGTCATTATCTGATGAACTTCGTAAAGCTCATCATTCAACTTAGAAATATTGCGTTGAGTTCTAGTATCCTGGTACAGTTTCTTCGTCTTCTGTATGAATGTATCTTTTTACAACAGGTAAAAAATCACATAATGCAAGTATTAGAAAATCCGTGTCAACGAAATATAGTTCGAATGCAAAAGcgtaaaaagaaaataatttcttaccaaatttaatAAAAGCATATGGTCTAGCAGCAGTTTCAATTTGACTCCCATTTATACGCTCAAACTCATTCTTAAGGTCCTCCAGATATTGAAAGGCAAGTTTCTTGGGATAAGAGCGATCACACATTGTCAGATAACAAACATGTCCTTCAATGATATAACTGAGAACATGGGTTAAGAGAATACTAGATACATGGAAGGGACTCATTCAATAGGGAGCATAAGAGACAGTAGATCAAATATTACAGGTAGTTCAGAAAGTACACATGACTAAAGAAGTAGTAAAGGCAACAATAGTTACTCCAAAAGATCACATATACTCAGGATTACGTTAATGATTAAGATGCCAAAACATCCTTTAGATTTCATATTCAGTCAGTCATGTTAATGATGAAATTGATGCTACTCATAAATCCAGGAAAAAACTAAAAATACAATGTTTTAGCTGTGAAATCTTATCAGGTGGAAAAACTATTAACCAGACCAAAAGAATGAATGTGCAAAATGGGACCAAGAGTATTTAACAGCTCCTACACATCCAAGGCAAAATCTCATTCATCAAAAGCACTAAGCCAGCCACACTGATCATTTCGGGAAAAAATTCAGAAAACTCCTTGTCTGTTAAATTGCAACcgaaaaaagaagttaaggacTATGAATGCTGAACATTCCATCAACTACTAGAATTTTCCTTCTAATTGGTATTGTGACTTGGTAAGGTTTTCAAATTGAAATCCCCACAATAACCAGTACCGACAAGGAGCAGAATGATTATTAAAAATGTTAAATATTCATTAAAAGTCTCTAACGAATACCACCCCCTCCCCTCGCAAAACCCTATCACAAGAAATAACTTGTCAAGCTCAGACAGGAAGTTGCCGAATTCTCTTGTGCTTCGAGAGTGAAATCAAAACACATCATAATGTACATCGGAAAGTACATGAATAAAAGGATACTGGAAGATATAAGGTCCAGTTTCAATAGACATCCTTGAAGCGTCATTTTGGCGCATTGACAGGTTCTTGAATAAGGCCTTCACCTGCTGTTTGTAGAAATCTGCATCTGGAACATCACGACTGTCATCCAGGCCCTCCGCTAACGGAAGGCCATCAGTCACACGAGCAATCAGAGTCAACTTCACCATTTTTCTTCCGCAAGCATATAACTACAAGCGAACACAAAAGGTGAGAGTTGAACTTTTTGCCGTCTTAATTTCTAATAGGATCATCTATGTCAAACACACTCCCACGGATGACAATGCATTTACTTTGTCAATGCAAATGTTTGCTTTCTAGGAGTATCGAATAAAGTAAAACACCAACTACGTACAACTTAACAATAGAAGTCAAATTCTATAAATTAAGAGGAGCTAACCCTAACATTTCAAACCTACGACATTCAATTTCtaatgtaaaataaataaattaaattgaATAAACACAAAATCAGGCAAACAAGTTGCATTAACAGCATAGATCGAGATTACCGATCGATCATATGCGTGCGTGACCCCTTAAATTGCAGTTCCCGATCCgct
This sequence is a window from Nicotiana sylvestris chromosome 3, ASM39365v2, whole genome shotgun sequence. Protein-coding genes within it:
- the LOC104249668 gene encoding 25.3 kDa vesicle transport protein SEC22-1; the encoded protein is MVKLTLIARVTDGLPLAEGLDDSRDVPDADFYKQQVKALFKNLSMRQNDASRMSIETGPYIFHYIIEGHVCYLTMCDRSYPKKLAFQYLEDLKNEFERINGSQIETAARPYAFIKFDTFIQKTKKLYQDTRTQRNISKLNDELYEVHQIMTRNVQEVLGVGEKLDQVSQMSSRLTSESRIYADKAKDLNRQALIRKWAPVAIVLGVVILLFWVRTKIW